The genomic region ctgaagtcctaaccccagtgCCTCGGactgtgactatatttggaaatagggtctttattTAGGTAACTCAGTTACAATGAGATCATTAGGTTGGGCCCTAGACTAATATGACCAATGTACTTGCAGGAAGGAAAGAGTAggacacacatgcacagagggaagaatactgaagacacagggagaagatggccatctacaagccaagcaAAAAGCcctcagaaaaaaacaacccCACGGATACCTTCATTTCAGACTGCTAGACTCCAGggttgtgagaaaataaatttctgtcatttaagtcACCTgtcagtggtattttgttacggcaaaCCGCAGCAAACAAATACACCCCCCAAAGCTCATCTACATATGATCAGACCAATCATAACAGAGAAGAGCTCAAAGAGGTGTTTGGTGGACAGTGTGGCTGTTGCTGCAAGTCTTCACTGGGCACCTACCTCACACCAGCACCCAGCTGGGCATGTTCATGCATTATGTTATGTAATCCTCAGAACATCATGAGACAGGTGTGATTTATCACCCCATTTTGTGCAGGGGAAAATTCAGGTCCAAAAATGTTAAGTGGCTGGCCCAATCACCCAGTTTGGAAGCAGCAAAGCTACAACaggattcaggggcgcctgggtggctcagtcggttgagcggccgacttcggctcaggtcatgatctcgcagtccgtgagttcgagccccacgtcaggctctgtgttgacagctcagagcctggaacctgtttcgaattctgtctccctctctctgaccctcccccgttcatgctctgtctctctctgtctcaaaaataaataaacgttaaaaaaaaaaaaaaaaacaggattcaGATCTATGGAACCCAGCATCTCACTCCTTTCCCGGCTACCTTTCAGAGACACCTCTGCAGTAAACACTCACCATCCATACAGTAAGTAAATTATATCATAACTTATATAGCTGTCTTTCACTGAGCACTTACAGTGGGCCATACATTATACTAAGTATATAACCTGAATTTCTCATAGACTCTTCCCCAAAATAAACCTCCTAGACAGGTACTATTACATTTGTTCAGAAAGAGGTTCTATGTGATTAATAACTTGCCCAACACTGTTCAGCTGTCCATGGAAACCCAGGACTCAAAACCATCTGTCTGACTCATAGGCATGCTCTAAACCTCTGCTCATTCTGGCCCAGCCACAACTCCACCCCAAGCCTCAGTACCACGGAAACCACAGGGCCCTGCCCCCAGGGAACTCACCCACAACCTCCAGCTTGACTTGTCCCACTGCTTTGTGAGGGGTGATCACCACCTCACATCGGTACTCTCCTGCTTCCCTCAGCTGGATCCCTGGCAGCTGCAGTGAGGCATTCCCACTCTCCAAACTCTTAAGAGGCACCATGGCTCCAGGTCGACCTGTCATTTGTTGGCCTCCAAAAAACTCAAATAGCTTAACTTCTGTTGCAGACCCTGGATTCTTCCAAAACCAGGTGACACCCATAATGGTTATGTTTGGGGAGGGGTCACCATAGACTTGGCAGAAAATAGTGGCATTGTCATTCAGGAGCACAGTCTGAGTTGTCCCTGCCATCTTCACATGCAGGAAACCTGTGGCAATAAGAGAATTCAGTTATGGGAGACTGTTGGAAAAAAACATAGGCCTGATACTCTCAAACACTACcacataaatggaaacaaatccCTTTTTTTGTGAGGGGAAGGGGGTGTTTCAGGTACAGACGCTCTTAGTTCACGGCCCTGCATTAACCCACGTAAGAGtgttcaactttgttcttctttttcaagattgttttcaaTATTCTATGTCCCTTGCAATTTCAGAGGAATTTTAGAATCCGTttatcaatttctacaaagaactCAGCCGAGATTCTAACATgaattgcactgaatgtgtagcaATTTGGGGAGTACTACCATCTTAATAATGttgtcttccaatccataaatgTGTTTTGGGGATGTACTACggaatgaatgtttgtgtccctccaaatttCACACAGTTGAagcctaacccccagtgtgatggtacttggaggtggggcctttgggaggtgattaggtcacaaAGGTGAAGCCCTCgtaaatgggattagtgtcctaataagagacaggcagagagatcTCTTTCTCAGCACCAGGGGATAAAGTAAGAAGGTATTCCTCTACAAGTCAGGAAGAGACCCCTCACCAGGACCCAATTCAGTCAGCACCTAGATggtggacttcccagcctccagaactgtgagaaataaatctgttgtttaagccagttAGTCTAAGGTATTTGTTAGGCGGCCTAAAAAAACTTAGGATGggataatttttccatttcactttagatcttctttaaaatttttcaacagCAAATATTCCTGCTGTTCTCATTTTGTAAATAATCAAGACAGGCTAAACATTTGCTATATTAAGATCATGCATGTCTCCCCAAACTTAGTTCTTTCCCTGGATCTGGTTTTATCAATGCTGGTGATTCATATGATGCATCTTATGTGGGAAATATCTGTAAGTCTAGGTATCCTTGAGAAATGATAGCAAAGCTAGtgtaatcacttttttttttttttttaattttttttaatgtttatttatttttgagacagagagagacagagcatgaatgggggaggggcagagagagagggagacacagaatcggaagcaggctccaggctctgagccatcagcccagagcctgacgcagggctcgaactcacgaaccgtgagatcgtgacctgagctgaagtcggtcgctcaaccaactgagccacccaggcgcccctagtgtaaTCACTTTTAAAGATAACAATTGATAATTTGATGATTACCAGTTGCcattaaatgaattataaaactaaaaaaacatatagttttcagagtaaaagtTTTGTGCTCCttttgttaaacttattcctaagtattttattctttctgatggaTTCATAAATAGaacttttctcttaattttatttttggattgctCATTGCaagtatatagaaatactatttattattttttatttccatctccCTCCCACAACAGGCACCCATTCTAAGATGTTTAATGCTtacatttttgttctctttaaaactgccttgttttgtttctcaaacttaTGAAAATGCTATGGAGTTACATGTTACTGTTTCTGCTTCTGGCACTGTTTCAAGATCCTCTCACTGCTATGTGTACGGCTAGTCCATTGGTTGAAGTTGTTGACAAGTTCTCTATATGCAAATCCACATTTGGCTCATGTACAGCCCCAAGGATGGACACTCAGATGGTCTCCGAAATTCCCACATCCCTAACCATCCACCCACCACCACTTGGCACAGCCTGGCCTACTCTGGCCAGTCTAGTAAGCGTCAAGTGATATTTTACTGTGTTAACTTCTATTCTATGATTAGTAATGAGTTTAAACATCTCTTCATATGCCTTTCAGCCTTCTGGTGTCCTGTTCGATAATTAGACAGAAACATCCATCAgtgtccctcccccgccccccaaaaaaaagtaaaagagaaggtTTGAATATCACCACGAGGTTAAAACGTTCCCCTCACTCTCGGCAGACTTTTCAGTAAAGTGAAGATGCCTCCCGGACAACACGTGGGATAAGCAagtggagtgttttttttttcacttcctcccCCTTTGCCTTCTCAGCTGTAGCAAAATGATGCAAGCGGCTCTGAAATTCACAGAGCATTCAGAGCATAGAATCAAAGGAGGCCCCCCGCCCCAGGTTTCTACAAGGGCCGACTCTGCACACAGCAGCCGACAGTACAGTAATGAATGAGTAAACGAACTCGAATTTCAGAGGAGAGCTCCCGGAGCTCGTTAGAGCCCGGAGCGGCTGCGGATCTCGGACGGGACGGGAGTCCTGCTGTCGCGGACCGGTGAGGGGGCTGCCGCGCGGCCAGCACCCCATCCTGCCTACGCATCccaccctgcctccaccccccccccacctccgcctaCCTCACAcacccagccgcccccccccaccccctctctccgGGCGCAGCGGGCCTACTTGCGCTGGGCGGCGAATGCCACAGGAACAGAAGTAGAGGCAGAGACACATGAAGGAGCAGGAGAGGCAGCTTGCAGCCCCGCGACATACGGCCTTCCGACCCGTGAGCCATGTCCACTGACACACGCGATTTGGCTGCGCCCACTTGCTCAAAGGACCGGCCGGAGCCTGGGTCCGCCTACTAAGCTGTCTCCAGAAGCTTCCCCTACGTAACTCAACCCGCCCTCAGCAACAGAGACGCTGAGTGGGCGGGACTGCAgaccgccgcccgccgcccgggAGCCCGCGAGCCCGCAAGCCCGCGAAAGGGCTTATAAGTAAAGGCGAGCCCGCACCTCCTAGGCCTATGAGTCCCTTCCGCTTGTCTGCGAAGTGGGTCTGGCTGGCTGCTCTCTTTACGTTGAACACTTGTAAGGAGCCATGTGCCCGGCTACAGCCCCGCCATGGCGCAGGAGAGCCGGGGGAACCCAGTCTTGGGCGGCAGAGATTACTGCCGTGGACGGGGAGGTGTCTTACGGCGGGGGCTTCAGGTCAGCCTCTGgttcactttgttttgtttctgttttttgtggggttttttttatgtttatttacttttgagaaagagagagaaaaaacacaagcaggggaggggcagagagatagggagacacagaatctgaagcaggctccaggcgccgagctgtcagtgcagagccccttgCAGGGGTCTGGAACCCAccgaccatgagaccatgacctgagctgaagtcccaggcttcacggactgagccacctcaggAGCCCAGGTTCACTTTGTAAAGTGAACCTGGGCGCCCCCTCCGTGTGGTAGAAGTTAACTAACGCAGTGCCAGAGTGTGGGTAGGTTGCCACAGGATGACTGCCCTTACCATCCACAAAATAAActtacattactttaaaaaaaaaaaaaaaaaaaaagcttaagttTCTTAAACTGAAAGCCAAATTTGTATCCAACATCTGAAGGCAGCCCTTAATTTCCCATCCCCTTACTAACCAAAAAGTGGCTTCTGACTTTGTCCAGCAAAACCTGTTCATTCAGTGATCACTAAGTTTTACCACCTCCATACcagtttttaaatcagttttaacTACAAAGTTCAGAACACAAGTAGCAGTGCTATAGTAAGATGCCCAGCATCTTGCATTCCAGTAGTCTCACTGATCCTACCTAGTTTTTTTCTCACATCACTAAAAGTAATGTATGTAATCTATAGAAAATCACAGGCCGACCTGCACTCAACTGCCAGCTGCATCATCACTGGTTGTGTGACAGACAGTGGGCAAGTTACCTCGGTTTCCACTTCCCTAAAAGTGAGATAGTAAAATCTTCCCTGCAGGGCTGTTGTAAGAATTACAGGATCAGGCAGGGTGTGAATGTAAGACTTAGTGGTACTGTCAGTAACTAAGTAGATATTTACATTCTCACTCACCTGCAGCACAGCATGCGTAGTGAAAAGAGCACAGAACTGGGAGGTGAGCAGGGTGCCCACGCTGATACCAACTAGCTAAGTGAAGGTCACAGTTTCTGGGCCACAGTTTTAACAAGTAAGAGATCTACAAGGTTAGGTCCAGCTATGGAATTCTAAAATCCCAAATTACACTATTTCTCAACTGCTACCTCCTCCAGGGAGTCTTAAGCTGGGGAGAAGGCCTCTTCTGATATTACTGACATCATTAAATAACTTCTTCCAAAGGACGTTATCTGATGAATCCCTAAACTTGCCCAATAAACCACTCTGCAAAACACTGGGATTTCCACTTCAACGCTATCACTGGAAGCAGGGGCTGGATACTGCTGGAATGCTGGAAAAGGAATGCTGGAAAAGGAATTCCCTCATTGGTACATGATCTCTAAGGCCTCAAGACTCTATGACTCTATAAAATAGTGTTTTGCAAAGAATCCATTCTTTCAACACTGTCAAGTTTACCTTTTTCCCCAGAAAATCACCACAAATATtacatgtttttctgattttacatttaatatacttaaaaacaaagctaTACAAATGATGACTAGAATAATATATTCCGACAAATATTGCACTGGGAGAATTTTTACAACATATcatcaaaaaacaaactcaaatacAACAAACATGTATAGTCTTTGTGTCTTCCTGATTACCAAATTAAAATCCACTTATTTATttgcagtttttttaaaatgatccAATTCTCTAAATAAGCCAAAAAGAATTAAGCCTAAGTACACTTCAGAGTAATACAATTTCTGTCCAAACTTTAAAATTAACAGAACTTTTTTGGCCATGTATTTATAAAAGGTTACatttttaattcaacatttaaattgaaaaaatttcaaaatcctCCAAATCTagtaataacaaataaaataaatggtcttTAAAATAGGATGTATAAGCCATCATTATtaagtatcttttaaaacataataaatattgatAAAGCATGGATTATGCAGCACTGGTTTCCTTCATGAAAAGGAAGGgcaaatttttttcactttttaattccagaaaacaatttttttcagaagACAAAGAATAATTAATGGTCTCCCCTCCACACCTACTTTAGGCACAAGCTTACATATAAATGTACACATATTGCttctaaaatatctttccatttgagACTATATAAATTGGTACATGGATATACTGAAAGTTGCAAGGGCTTACCATCTTCATGTGTGCTAATAGATCTTGGACTTAACAGCTTCAAAGAAAGAAACACCTTCACTGAAAAGGggctcctccctccacctctgctACAGTACATGAGCCTCCAGGGCTCTTCCATTCTTATTCCCTGAAACTGGATAGAGAGGTGCAAATAGAACTATCTAGAAGTCACCAGAGCCctcacaaaagaatgaaacagttaCTGGGCATTAACTGGCTTCAACTTGTCCTTGAAATAAAATACTTGGCctctattatatttttacataaatcttTCATAAATTAATCTTGTCTTAATAAAGTCACCTCAGCATCTTAATTAGTAATACAACAGACTCCcttggagaaaagatgaatagtTTGGGActgtgagggaagggcagaattCCTTTGAAAGGCCTGATAATAAACCCCAAAAGCTGGAGGCAGGAAAACTCTAAGACAGCTGCCAGTGATGCGAATAACATTCTACATCCCTCAAAGCTTTCTCCAGTGACTCAGGGAGTGCATTAGAAACACAACAGTGGGCAAGTCAATACAAAACTGGAAAAGGGAAGAGttcatagaaagaaaagaatttaattaaaCCTCAGATCATCTGGGCAAAAATAACGAATACAAAAAACTAGgctacttctctttttttttttttttttttatttttgagacagagagagacagagcatgaacgggggaggggcagagagagagggagacacagaatcggaaacaggctccaggctccgagccatcagcccagagcctgacgcggggctcgaactcacggaccgtgagatcgtgacctggctgaagtcggatgcttaaccgactgcgccacccaggcgcccctaggctacTTCTCTTTTAATCAGAGATTGCCAAATTCATGTCCTTGtctattacaaaaaatatttttctcctttattaacaACCGTAAGACACAAAATGTCTGCTGGaatgcacaaaatatttttttaaactattattatttaacGAAGGTACAAAAAAAGCTAAAGAATTGGACAAAGGGACATTCATCAGAGTCTGAATACTATGCATTTGCTCACAAGCTGGTTCACTCTGTGGAAGAGGTGTCAGGAGCTCTATAAATGAGTCAGAAATTTTCTTCAGGGTTAGAATTACTCTCCACAGTGCTCAGAAACCCCTCTATAAGTGACTGCCTGCTTGCCTAACTAGCTCTTTCTGcaaatgtggttttctttttcctagtaTCAATCCTGAATTTCAATGAGACATACTATAAATATCAAAGAGAGTGAAAATACATacacaccaaaggaaacaataaatgtaCACAAGATTAGAACTGAGagttaatcagaaaaaaaaaaagctacaaattGTAAGATAACATTGCTCAATGCTATAGAACAAGATGATAGGAGTTTTAAATTGTTGTGTTTGACAAAGATGCTTCAGTACTACCACAAAGACGTTTAAACATGACGAGGCAtggcaaatgttttaaaaaagaaaatatctttaagacATCACTATACTAacaaggaaatatttacaaagtagCCATACCAAGAacagaaaaggtaaaattcaAAAGTAAAGCAAGCTCAAGTCACTTTAACAATTGAAGGGTAATCGTGAACTGTAAACCAGGTAACACAGCATAGtacaaaacaaatacagaatgGCACAGGCTGCCCATGGGTTTCATACTCCACACACAGGGAATCTAAAATGAGGGTGGCCATTTAGTTACATGACACATACTCTCATATCattaaaaatctacatttaacGTGGACTAAAATTGAacacaaataacattttaatacaaCGATTCATGGGAGAAGGCAAAGAGAACTAAATGgaaccttatttttttctctctcactttcaaagcACTCAGACAAGTCACAAGTTTAAAATCACGTGGGAATAGGGTCACCTGGGCGGCTCCATCGGTTAGACAGCCAACTTcagcttacgtcatgatctcccagttcatgagttggagccctgcatctgcctccgtgctgatagtgcggagcctgcttgggattctaactccctcctctctctgccccttctgtgctctctctctctctcaaaataaataaataaacttaaaacaaaaatcacatggGAAGAAATCACTACCCATTTTTAAATGCCATGGAGCAGCAAAATTAGAAgaattgtaaaacaaaatattttaacactttattaCAAGATATATATTCATAATCCTGGAAgtcttgaaaaatatatttactactatggataaaacaaaaagaggtaaGGAAGTTTGCACAACAAAAGCCAAATCTATTGCTTGTAATAggtaataaacaaaacaaaacctgtttaCAGGCATGCACAGCTTTGAAGTTAACCCGAAGGGTGAGCATGTAAGGAAAAAGACACTGTCAAGGGCTGGCTAACAACCAAGCTGGGACATGGCATTCATCAAGAATATACTAATGTcagcgcacctgggtggctcagtcagttgagcatctgactcttggtttgggctcaggtcatgatctcacagttcatgggttggagcccagcaatgggctctgcagctggcagcatagaacctgcttgggattctctctctctgtccctcccctgctcgtgctgtctgtgtctctttcaaaataaataaacttacaaaaaattcttttgaaagaatatactaatgttaagcaaaatgtaaactaaaagctgtgcaaagaaaattatagacatCTGTGAACATGAAATGTAGGGGTTTTTCTACA from Panthera uncia isolate 11264 chromosome D1, Puncia_PCG_1.0, whole genome shotgun sequence harbors:
- the NCR3LG1 gene encoding natural cytotoxicity triggering receptor 3 ligand 1 isoform X1; the protein is MAHGSEGRMSRGCKLPLLLLHVSLPLLLFLWHSPPSASFLHVKMAGTTQTVLLNDNATIFCQVYGDPSPNITIMGVTWFWKNPGSATEVKLFEFFGGQQMTGRPGAMVPLKSLESGNASLQLPGIQLREAGEYRCEVVITPHKAVGQVKLEVVAFPVSSLFPEQAIVKEKQETLILCMSSGFHLDNITITWKKLSQKDPQEVFEGIITNHTIENGMFNVTSFLMLKPSLEDNMTIYQCVIYHKSLPTPQKLNFTLTVIESEKTAWSLKNIFFYIGAPLSLAVILLIIYLLKKVRGSKAKFSPMFWS
- the NCR3LG1 gene encoding natural cytotoxicity triggering receptor 3 ligand 1 isoform X2, with the translated sequence MAHGSEGRMSRGCKLPLLLLHVSLPLLLFLWHSPPSASFLHVKMAGTTQTVLLNDNATIFCQVYGDPSPNITIMGVTWFWKNPGSATEVKLFEFFGGQQMTGRPGAMVPLKSLESGNASLQLPGIQLREAGEYRCEVVITPHKAVGQVKLEVVAFPVSSLFPEQAIVKEKQETLILCMSSGFHLDNITITWKKLSQKDPQEVFEGIITNHTIENGMFNVTSFLMLKPSLEDNMTIYQCVIYHKSLPTPQKLNFTLTVIESEKTAWSLKNIFFYIGAPLSLAVILLIIYLLKKARPQTRPLS